The following are encoded in a window of Flavobacterium sp. WC2421 genomic DNA:
- a CDS encoding RNA polymerase sigma factor, translated as MANLELPDALLVQNYVSGNENALATLIKRHESRIFGFIYSKISDRDISNDIFQDTFIKVIKTLKSNSYNEEGKFLPWVMRISHNLIIDHYRKNKKMPLFRETEEFSIFSIMSDDSPTIENQLISAQVEQDIRKLIEELPLDQKEVLVMRMYQDMSFKEISEITGVSINTSLGRMRYALMNLRKVIDKHQIVLTN; from the coding sequence ATGGCTAATTTAGAACTTCCAGACGCTTTATTGGTACAAAATTATGTATCAGGAAATGAAAATGCCTTGGCTACATTAATAAAAAGGCATGAATCAAGAATTTTTGGATTTATTTATTCCAAGATTTCTGATAGAGATATTTCTAATGATATTTTTCAGGACACTTTTATTAAAGTAATCAAAACATTAAAATCAAACTCTTACAACGAAGAAGGTAAATTCTTGCCGTGGGTAATGAGAATTTCTCATAATCTTATCATTGATCATTACAGAAAAAATAAAAAAATGCCCCTATTCAGAGAAACAGAGGAGTTTTCTATTTTTTCAATCATGTCTGATGATTCTCCCACAATTGAAAATCAATTAATTTCAGCGCAAGTTGAGCAGGACATCAGAAAATTAATAGAGGAATTACCGCTCGATCAAAAAGAAGTTTTGGTTATGAGAATGTATCAGGATATGAGCTTTAAAGAAATTTCAGAAATTACAGGCGTAAGCATAAATACCTCTTTAGGGAGAATGCGTTATGCTTTAATGAATTTGAGAAAAGTGATTGATAAACATCAAATAGTTTTAACTAATTGA
- a CDS encoding alpha/beta hydrolase — MKLSLEYLVREPKIKLDKNPLLLLLHGYGSNEEDLFSFATELPDDYYVISARAPHTLQYGSYAWYAINFDENQNKFSDNEQAKVSRDLITTFIDELIATYPIDTDNIILTGFSQGAILSYAVALSHPEKIHKVVALSGYISEPIFEENYKNNDFSNLKIFASHGTVDQVIPVDWARKTKPFLDNLNIKSTYKEYPIGHGVSPQNFYDFKNWLLE; from the coding sequence ATGAAATTATCTTTAGAATACCTCGTAAGAGAACCCAAAATAAAATTAGACAAAAATCCTTTATTACTTTTACTCCACGGTTACGGAAGCAATGAGGAAGATTTATTCTCCTTTGCAACTGAACTTCCTGATGACTATTACGTGATTTCAGCACGAGCACCTCATACTTTGCAGTATGGCAGCTATGCATGGTACGCAATAAATTTTGATGAAAATCAAAATAAATTTTCAGATAACGAACAAGCAAAAGTATCCCGAGATTTAATTACTACTTTTATTGATGAATTAATAGCGACCTATCCTATTGATACGGATAATATTATCTTGACAGGATTTAGTCAAGGGGCGATATTGAGTTATGCCGTGGCACTTTCACATCCAGAAAAGATTCATAAAGTGGTTGCATTGAGCGGTTATATAAGCGAACCTATTTTTGAAGAAAATTATAAAAATAACGATTTCTCCAATTTAAAAATATTTGCTTCTCATGGGACTGTAGACCAAGTAATACCAGTAGATTGGGCTAGAAAAACTAAACCATTTCTAGATAATTTAAATATAAAATCAACTTATAAAGAATATCCAATAGGACATGGGGTTTCACCTCAGAATTTCTATGATTTTAAAAATTGGTTGTTAGAATAA
- the uvrA gene encoding excinuclease ABC subunit UvrA, with translation MQVDFSKIDPKKNIIIKGAEVHNLKSVDVVIPRNKLVVITGLSGSGKSSLAFDTLYAEGQRRYVESLSSYARQFLGRLDKPKVEYIKGIAPAIAIEQKVNTTNARSTVGTSTEIYDYMKLLFARIGRTFSPISGQEVKKNTVTDVITDVQNFTLDSKWLLLAPIHLEEGRKLEDKLKVLLQQGFSRILVDNTMVRLDEIDQHSLDNKDITLIIDRIVVKEEEEFFNRLADAVQTAFYEGKGICYLQELNSEKRYSYSNNFELDGITFLEPNVHLFSFNNPYGACPVCEGYGNIIGIDAELVVPNTTLSIFENAIFPWRGESMSWFRDELVNNAYKFDFPIHKPFFQLTDEQKELIWTGNSYFQGLNDFFKELEEKNYKIQNRVMLSRYRGKTKCHSCKGKRLRIEASNVKINDKTVSDLVDLPIKHLVAFFKDLKLDVYEQQIAKRLLLEINNRLSFLTEVGLDYLTLNRNSSTLSGGESQRINLATSLGSSLVGSMYILDEPSIGLHPKDTERLIKVLISLRDLGNTVIVVEHDEDIMKAADMIIDIGPEAGTFGGKLVAQGTYNEILKSTSLTAKYLNGELEIAVPKKRRPFKNFIEIKGARENNLQNIDVTFPLDVLTVITGVSGSGKSTLIKKILFPAMQKKLDNAGEKAGQFSEIKGSFSHIKHIEYVDQNPIGRSSRSNPVTYIKAYDDIRELFAKEKLSKIRGYLPKHFSFNVDGGRCETCKGEGSINVEMVFMADVQLPCETCNGKRFKKEVLEVTFVGKNIHDILTLTIDDAVAFFETNQQHKITQKLKPLQDVGLGYVQLGQSSSTLSGGEAQRIKLASFLVKGATKDRALFVFDEPTTGLHFHDIKKLLASFDALIEKGHSILVIEHNLDLIKCADWIIDLGPEGGENGGKLLAVGTPEQIVKIKESVTGKYLKDKI, from the coding sequence ATGCAAGTTGATTTTTCCAAAATAGACCCCAAAAAAAACATTATAATTAAAGGAGCCGAGGTACACAATTTAAAAAGTGTAGATGTGGTAATTCCTAGAAACAAATTGGTAGTTATTACTGGACTTTCTGGTTCTGGAAAATCGAGTTTGGCTTTTGATACTTTGTATGCCGAAGGACAACGCCGCTATGTAGAAAGTTTATCTTCCTATGCAAGACAATTTCTTGGACGATTAGACAAGCCAAAAGTAGAATACATCAAGGGCATTGCTCCCGCTATTGCCATTGAACAAAAAGTAAATACGACAAATGCACGATCTACCGTTGGAACTTCTACGGAAATTTATGATTACATGAAATTGCTTTTTGCTAGAATTGGGAGAACATTCTCCCCTATTTCTGGTCAAGAAGTAAAAAAAAATACCGTTACAGATGTTATTACTGATGTACAAAATTTTACCCTAGATAGTAAATGGTTGCTTCTCGCTCCCATTCACCTAGAAGAAGGTAGGAAACTAGAAGACAAACTAAAGGTATTGTTACAACAAGGTTTTTCAAGAATCTTAGTTGACAATACAATGGTTCGTTTGGACGAAATTGATCAGCATTCATTAGATAATAAAGATATAACCCTTATTATTGACAGAATTGTAGTTAAAGAGGAAGAAGAGTTTTTTAATCGTCTTGCTGATGCCGTGCAAACCGCTTTTTATGAAGGAAAAGGAATTTGCTATTTACAGGAGTTAAACTCTGAAAAAAGATATTCTTATTCTAATAATTTTGAATTAGATGGAATAACTTTTTTGGAGCCTAATGTTCATTTATTCAGTTTCAACAATCCTTACGGAGCTTGTCCTGTATGTGAAGGATATGGAAACATTATAGGAATTGATGCTGAATTGGTTGTACCCAATACCACTTTATCAATATTTGAAAATGCTATTTTTCCTTGGCGTGGGGAAAGTATGAGTTGGTTTAGAGACGAATTAGTTAATAATGCATATAAATTTGACTTTCCTATCCACAAACCATTTTTTCAATTAACGGATGAACAAAAAGAATTAATCTGGACGGGTAACTCCTATTTTCAAGGACTCAATGATTTCTTTAAAGAACTAGAAGAAAAAAATTATAAAATTCAAAACCGCGTCATGCTTTCTCGTTACCGTGGTAAAACCAAATGCCATTCTTGTAAAGGAAAACGACTTCGAATTGAGGCCTCTAATGTAAAAATAAATGATAAAACGGTTTCGGATTTAGTGGATTTACCTATTAAACATTTAGTTGCTTTTTTTAAAGATTTAAAATTAGATGTTTATGAACAACAAATTGCTAAACGCTTGTTATTGGAAATCAATAACAGATTATCATTTTTAACCGAAGTAGGGTTGGATTATTTGACATTGAATCGAAATTCATCTACGCTATCAGGTGGTGAGTCGCAACGAATTAATTTAGCCACCTCTTTAGGAAGTAGCTTGGTTGGTTCCATGTACATTTTGGACGAACCTAGTATTGGGTTACACCCAAAAGATACAGAACGCTTGATAAAAGTATTGATTTCATTACGTGATTTGGGAAATACTGTAATTGTGGTGGAACACGATGAAGATATTATGAAAGCAGCCGATATGATTATCGATATTGGACCAGAAGCAGGAACCTTTGGCGGTAAATTAGTCGCGCAAGGAACCTATAACGAAATCCTGAAGTCAACTTCTTTAACGGCTAAATATTTAAATGGCGAACTCGAAATCGCGGTTCCCAAAAAACGAAGACCATTTAAGAATTTTATAGAAATAAAAGGAGCGAGAGAAAACAATTTGCAAAATATTGATGTTACTTTTCCATTGGATGTATTAACGGTTATAACGGGAGTTTCTGGAAGTGGAAAAAGTACGCTTATTAAGAAAATTTTGTTTCCGGCGATGCAGAAAAAACTCGACAATGCAGGTGAAAAAGCAGGTCAGTTTAGTGAAATAAAAGGTTCGTTTTCACATATAAAACATATCGAATATGTGGATCAAAACCCAATTGGGCGAAGTTCCCGTTCTAATCCAGTAACCTATATCAAAGCATACGATGACATTAGAGAATTATTTGCCAAAGAAAAGTTATCTAAAATAAGAGGGTATCTACCCAAACATTTTTCTTTTAATGTAGATGGCGGCCGTTGTGAAACCTGTAAAGGAGAAGGTTCTATTAACGTTGAAATGGTATTTATGGCCGATGTACAATTACCATGTGAAACTTGTAATGGAAAACGATTTAAAAAAGAAGTCCTTGAAGTAACATTTGTAGGCAAAAATATACATGATATTCTAACACTGACTATTGATGATGCTGTCGCTTTCTTTGAAACTAATCAGCAACATAAGATTACTCAAAAACTAAAACCGTTACAAGACGTAGGATTGGGATATGTTCAATTAGGACAGTCCTCATCCACTTTGTCTGGTGGAGAAGCACAACGAATAAAACTAGCTTCTTTCCTGGTAAAAGGCGCTACAAAAGACAGAGCACTATTCGTATTTGATGAACCTACGACAGGATTGCATTTTCATGATATCAAGAAACTATTAGCGTCCTTTGATGCTTTAATTGAAAAAGGACATTCCATACTTGTTATTGAACACAATCTAGACCTAATTAAATGCGCCGATTGGATTATTGATTTAGGTCCTGAAGGTGGGGAAAATGGAGGGAAACTTTTAGCAGTTGGAACACCTGAACAAATTGTAAAAATAAAAGAATCAGTTACAGGTAAATATTTAAAAGATAAAATATAA
- a CDS encoding fibronectin type III-like domain-contianing protein, with protein sequence MIELQPNETKTVTFVINQNTIQYYTANSKWEAKVGDFKIFIGGNSATTLESNFQYTN encoded by the coding sequence ATGATAGAATTACAACCAAATGAAACCAAAACGGTGACTTTTGTAATTAATCAAAATACAATTCAATATTATACTGCTAATTCTAAATGGGAAGCAAAGGTGGGTGATTTTAAGATTTTTATAGGAGGAAACTCCGCTACAACTTTAGAATCTAATTTTCAATATACTAATTAA
- a CDS encoding family 16 glycosylhydrolase, whose protein sequence is MNKFLILLIIGQLGFAQQGKRKLVWEENFSGKSLNEKVWNIELGNGCPNCGWGNNERQLYTNENHELINGNLVITAKKEGNKYTSTRITTKDKKEFLYGYFEARAKLPVGQGIWPAFWMLGSNIDEVGWPKSGEIDILEYVGKEPQMVYTTLHTQDSHGNSINSKKTKIECIEDGFHRFGIDWTKDKMDFYVDGILIYTFYPEVKNEDTWPFDKPFYFLVNLAIGGNFGGPEVDDAIFPKKFILDYIKVYQ, encoded by the coding sequence ATGAATAAATTTTTAATCTTATTGATAATTGGGCAATTGGGTTTTGCTCAGCAAGGCAAACGAAAATTAGTTTGGGAAGAAAATTTTTCAGGAAAATCATTAAATGAAAAAGTTTGGAACATAGAGTTAGGTAATGGTTGTCCTAATTGCGGATGGGGTAATAATGAAAGGCAATTATATACCAATGAGAACCATGAATTAATAAATGGGAATCTAGTAATTACCGCTAAAAAAGAAGGTAATAAATACACTTCTACCCGAATAACAACGAAAGACAAGAAAGAATTTTTGTATGGTTATTTTGAAGCTAGAGCTAAGTTGCCTGTTGGGCAAGGAATCTGGCCTGCATTTTGGATGCTAGGTTCTAATATAGATGAAGTAGGTTGGCCAAAATCAGGTGAGATTGATATACTTGAATACGTTGGGAAAGAACCGCAGATGGTTTATACCACTTTACATACCCAAGATAGTCATGGGAATTCTATAAATTCTAAGAAAACTAAAATTGAATGCATTGAAGATGGCTTTCATCGATTTGGTATCGATTGGACAAAAGATAAAATGGATTTTTATGTTGATGGTATCTTGATTTATACCTTTTATCCAGAAGTCAAAAATGAAGATACTTGGCCTTTTGATAAACCGTTTTATTTTCTTGTTAATCTAGCTATTGGAGGTAATTTTGGTGGACCTGAAGTTGATGACGCTATTTTTCCTAAAAAATTCATTTTAGATTATATAAAAGTGTATCAATAA
- a CDS encoding TonB-dependent receptor, with the protein MDTAIKLKGDKVIEQIPSIKDKALRINLNENIYGTFAEIGAGQETVRHFFRSGGSSGTIAKAMSAYDKDFSDAIYGTENDGRYVTENRLKKMLTFEGELIEERLSREKHPNKMFFSYANTVATIDFAKQFKGHGWVGIRYQIEPDEDYNEITLHIRFKETDARLQQETLGILGVNLIYGAFYKYNDPKRLLRYLYDHLDKDQLEIDTINFSGPRFADVDNRLMSLQLVKNGMTDAVMFDPNGKNILPAAILYKKNILALRGSFRPVTKVNMDMYEKSLKMFIEENKVEKENTLVVFEITLSNLRSDGEIDERDFMDRAELLCSLGQTVMISNFQEYYKVVEYFANYTKARMGLAMGVNNLVDIFDEKYYRHLSGGILEAFGKLFYRDMKVFLYPMLDENGDIVTSETLKVHPRMKELYKFFKFNGKVIDIDDYDPENLEVFSREVLKMISDGKPGWEPMLPSGIAEIIKEHHLFGYSPNKVLKESN; encoded by the coding sequence ATGGATACTGCAATAAAACTAAAAGGTGACAAAGTCATCGAACAAATACCTTCAATAAAAGATAAGGCACTCCGTATTAATTTGAACGAAAATATATATGGAACTTTTGCCGAAATTGGAGCTGGACAAGAAACGGTAAGACACTTTTTTAGATCTGGTGGTTCTTCAGGAACTATAGCTAAGGCTATGTCTGCTTACGATAAAGACTTTAGTGATGCGATATATGGCACTGAAAATGATGGGCGTTATGTAACTGAAAATCGATTAAAAAAGATGTTAACTTTTGAAGGAGAGTTAATTGAAGAACGATTAAGTAGAGAAAAGCACCCTAATAAAATGTTTTTTAGTTATGCTAATACTGTAGCTACTATTGACTTTGCAAAGCAATTCAAAGGACATGGATGGGTTGGTATTCGCTACCAAATTGAGCCTGATGAAGATTATAATGAAATTACGCTTCATATTCGTTTTAAAGAAACGGATGCACGGTTACAACAAGAAACATTGGGTATTCTTGGAGTAAATTTAATATATGGTGCTTTTTATAAATACAACGACCCTAAGCGATTGTTGCGTTATTTATACGATCACCTTGACAAAGACCAATTAGAAATTGACACCATTAATTTTTCTGGACCTCGTTTTGCTGATGTTGACAATCGTTTGATGAGTTTACAATTAGTGAAAAACGGAATGACTGATGCTGTAATGTTTGACCCTAACGGTAAAAACATTCTTCCTGCCGCCATATTATACAAAAAGAACATCCTAGCATTGAGAGGAAGTTTCCGTCCTGTAACTAAGGTAAATATGGACATGTATGAGAAATCATTAAAAATGTTCATTGAAGAAAATAAAGTGGAAAAAGAAAATACATTAGTTGTATTTGAGATTACACTTTCTAATCTTCGTTCTGACGGAGAAATTGACGAAAGAGATTTTATGGATCGTGCTGAATTACTTTGTTCATTAGGACAAACAGTAATGATTTCTAATTTCCAAGAATATTATAAAGTAGTAGAATATTTTGCTAACTATACTAAAGCTCGAATGGGGCTTGCTATGGGAGTAAATAATCTAGTCGATATATTTGATGAAAAATACTACCGTCATCTAAGTGGTGGAATACTTGAAGCATTTGGAAAATTATTCTATCGCGATATGAAAGTATTCCTATATCCTATGCTAGATGAAAATGGAGATATTGTTACATCAGAAACACTAAAAGTACACCCAAGAATGAAAGAATTGTATAAATTTTTTAAATTCAACGGAAAAGTGATTGACATTGACGATTATGACCCTGAGAATCTGGAAGTATTCTCTCGTGAAGTACTTAAAATGATTAGTGATGGAAAACCAGGTTGGGAACCAATGCTCCCTTCTGGTATTGCGGAAATTATTAAAGAACATCATCTGTTTGGGTACAGCCCAAATAAAGTTTTAAAGGAAAGTAATTAA
- a CDS encoding MBL fold metallo-hydrolase translates to MKVYFLGTGTSQGIPIIGSSHPVCKSTDYKDKRLRVSVWVSWDSYSYVIDCGPDFRQQMLTSNCQKVDGILFTHEHSDHTAGIDDIRPFNFKQGEIPIYAHQRVIENLKRRFDYVFETINRYPGAPSVKTIEIINDQPFPIGDKIAIPINVMHGNLQVFGFRIDDFAYLTDVKTIEDVETEKLKGIKVLVINALREEHHFSHFNLQEALDFIALVNPEKAYLTHISHLLGFHEDVQKKLPKNVYLAFDNLEITI, encoded by the coding sequence TTGAAGGTATATTTTTTAGGCACTGGTACTTCTCAAGGAATTCCTATAATTGGGAGTAGCCATCCAGTATGTAAAAGTACTGATTATAAGGATAAAAGGTTACGTGTTTCTGTTTGGGTTTCGTGGGATTCTTATTCTTACGTTATCGATTGCGGACCCGATTTTAGACAGCAAATGCTTACTTCAAATTGTCAAAAAGTAGATGGAATCCTATTTACTCATGAACATTCGGATCATACTGCTGGTATAGACGATATTCGACCTTTTAATTTTAAACAAGGAGAAATTCCTATTTATGCACATCAAAGGGTAATTGAGAATCTAAAAAGACGATTTGATTATGTTTTTGAAACCATAAATCGGTATCCTGGCGCACCCTCTGTAAAGACAATTGAAATAATCAACGACCAACCATTTCCTATTGGTGATAAAATAGCAATTCCTATAAATGTCATGCACGGGAATCTTCAAGTTTTTGGTTTTAGAATAGACGATTTTGCTTATTTGACAGATGTTAAAACTATTGAAGATGTCGAGACTGAAAAATTAAAAGGCATAAAAGTATTAGTTATAAATGCCTTGCGAGAAGAACATCATTTTTCTCATTTCAACTTACAAGAAGCTTTAGATTTTATTGCTTTGGTTAATCCAGAAAAAGCCTATTTAACGCACATTAGTCATTTACTAGGGTTTCATGAGGATGTGCAAAAAAAATTACCTAAAAACGTCTATCTTGCTTTTGACAATTTAGAAATTACAATTTAA
- a CDS encoding lipopolysaccharide biosynthesis protein — translation MGIVLNQSLKNTVITYVGFGIGAVNTIYLYPFFLGATYYALTNYVLSASSIIMPLLAFGMQNTLVKFYSQCKTEQEESKFLSFTVLFPLLLSIPLLLIGLFFYSDISEFLSKENPIVKEYLWLIPFTGLCMAYFEIFYAWARVHMHSVFGNFIKEVGLRSFSLLTLVGVYYNWISVIQFVYVTAGIYFVAFIVTMLYAFYLKKPNFQFSIPHNAKEIMVYTFFIILSGSVATLLLDIDKLMLNQYIKIENIAYYSVATYIALVISVPSRAMHQIVYPITAKLMHEDKHEEMNSLYKKTSINLQVVGGFVMLCIFVNISQLYEMVPKEYSGGILVVFMIGLSKYFDLILGNNNAIIFNTKYYRAVLFLGVVLVFLTIGLNMIFIPIYGILGSAFATLLSITLYSLAKLMFVVKRLHLYPFTNQTLYSMALTLVLFVLFYFWQFPFNPIIAIGLKSILVTISYVYLNYKFVISNEINQVINNLLKRLKINI, via the coding sequence ATGGGAATAGTATTAAATCAGTCTTTAAAGAATACAGTAATAACCTATGTTGGTTTTGGAATTGGGGCTGTAAATACAATTTACTTGTATCCTTTCTTTCTTGGGGCAACCTATTATGCACTAACTAATTATGTTCTTTCGGCTTCCAGTATTATTATGCCGCTCTTGGCTTTTGGAATGCAAAATACATTGGTGAAATTTTATTCTCAATGTAAAACAGAACAAGAAGAATCTAAATTTTTGTCTTTTACAGTATTGTTTCCACTGTTATTATCGATTCCCTTATTATTGATTGGATTGTTTTTTTATAGTGATATTTCAGAATTTTTATCAAAAGAAAATCCAATAGTAAAAGAGTATTTGTGGTTGATACCATTTACGGGTTTATGCATGGCTTATTTCGAAATATTTTATGCATGGGCTAGGGTTCATATGCATTCAGTTTTTGGTAATTTTATTAAAGAAGTTGGTTTGCGTTCGTTTTCATTATTGACATTGGTTGGAGTTTATTATAATTGGATTTCGGTTATTCAATTTGTGTATGTTACCGCAGGGATTTATTTTGTTGCATTTATTGTAACAATGCTGTATGCCTTTTACTTAAAAAAACCTAATTTTCAATTTTCCATTCCACATAATGCGAAGGAAATTATGGTCTATACTTTTTTTATTATTTTATCTGGAAGTGTAGCTACTTTACTTTTAGATATTGATAAACTAATGCTCAATCAATACATTAAAATTGAAAATATAGCTTATTATTCTGTGGCAACCTATATTGCACTAGTTATTTCTGTTCCTAGTCGTGCAATGCATCAAATTGTGTATCCAATAACTGCAAAATTAATGCACGAAGACAAGCATGAAGAAATGAATAGTTTGTACAAGAAAACGTCTATTAATTTACAAGTAGTGGGTGGGTTTGTAATGTTGTGCATTTTTGTGAACATAAGTCAACTGTATGAAATGGTTCCAAAGGAATACAGCGGTGGTATATTAGTTGTCTTTATGATTGGGTTATCCAAGTATTTTGATTTAATATTGGGGAACAATAATGCTATAATTTTCAATACAAAATACTATCGTGCCGTTTTGTTTTTAGGAGTAGTACTGGTTTTTTTAACTATTGGATTAAATATGATTTTTATTCCTATTTATGGAATTTTGGGTTCTGCTTTTGCGACTTTATTATCCATCACGTTATATAGTTTGGCAAAATTAATGTTTGTAGTAAAACGATTGCACTTGTATCCTTTTACAAACCAAACTTTATATTCAATGGCACTAACACTTGTATTATTTGTATTATTTTATTTTTGGCAATTTCCCTTTAATCCCATTATTGCAATAGGGTTAAAATCGATTCTGGTAACTATTTCATATGTTTACCTTAATTATAAATTTGTCATTTCTAACGAAATAAATCAAGTGATAAATAATCTTTTAAAAAGGTTAAAAATAAATATATAA
- the nth gene encoding endonuclease III, producing the protein MTKQERVTFVINTLKELYPTIPIPLDHKDPYTLLIAVLLSAQCTDVRVNQITPLLFAKADNPYDMIKMSVEEIKEIIRPCGLSPMKSKGIHGLSHILIDKHGGQVPQSFEFLEELPAVGHKTASVVMSQAFGVPAFPVDTHIHRLMYRWNLTNGKNVVQTEKDAKRIFPEEIWNDLHLQIIWYGRQYSPARGWDLEKDIITKTVGRKSVLAAYYKK; encoded by the coding sequence ATGACCAAGCAAGAACGTGTAACATTTGTTATAAATACGTTAAAAGAATTATACCCTACGATTCCAATTCCGTTAGATCATAAGGATCCTTATACTTTATTGATTGCTGTTTTACTTTCGGCACAATGTACAGATGTTCGTGTGAATCAAATCACGCCTTTACTTTTTGCTAAAGCGGACAATCCGTATGATATGATTAAAATGTCAGTCGAGGAAATTAAGGAAATTATTCGGCCTTGTGGGCTTTCGCCAATGAAATCGAAAGGCATTCATGGTTTATCTCATATTTTAATAGACAAACACGGAGGCCAAGTACCACAAAGTTTTGAGTTTTTGGAGGAATTACCTGCCGTAGGGCATAAAACAGCAAGCGTAGTGATGTCACAAGCTTTTGGCGTTCCCGCATTTCCTGTAGACACACATATTCATCGCTTGATGTACCGATGGAATTTGACTAATGGTAAAAATGTAGTTCAGACTGAAAAAGATGCAAAACGCATTTTTCCAGAAGAAATTTGGAATGATTTACACCTGCAAATTATTTGGTACGGAAGGCAATATTCGCCAGCTAGAGGATGGGATTTAGAAAAAGACATTATTACTAAAACTGTAGGACGCAAATCTGTTTTAGCAGCGTACTATAAAAAATAA
- the bcp gene encoding thioredoxin-dependent thiol peroxidase: MTTLKKGDKAPAFSGVDQDGKPHKLADYKGKKLVVFFYPKASTPGCTAEACDLRDNFSRFEANNYALLGVSADAQAKQAKFKEKYELPFPLLADEDKSVIEAFGVWGPKKFMGKEYDGIHRTTFVIDENGIIDEVIEKVKTKEHADQILK; encoded by the coding sequence ATGACAACATTAAAAAAAGGAGATAAAGCGCCTGCATTTTCAGGAGTAGATCAAGATGGAAAACCACATAAATTAGCCGATTATAAAGGAAAAAAGCTAGTGGTTTTCTTTTATCCAAAAGCAAGTACGCCAGGTTGTACCGCAGAAGCATGTGATTTACGCGATAATTTTTCGCGTTTTGAAGCTAATAATTATGCTTTGCTAGGTGTAAGTGCTGATGCTCAAGCCAAGCAAGCCAAGTTCAAGGAAAAATATGAACTTCCATTTCCGTTATTGGCCGATGAAGACAAATCAGTTATTGAAGCTTTTGGTGTTTGGGGACCTAAAAAATTTATGGGCAAAGAATACGATGGAATTCATAGAACCACTTTTGTAATTGATGAAAATGGAATTATTGATGAAGTAATTGAAAAAGTGAAAACGAAAGAACATGCTGATCAAATACTGAAATAA